One Methylophilus sp. TWE2 DNA segment encodes these proteins:
- a CDS encoding calcium-binding protein yields MMAVKIFNSTETSYTGTNSSDLIVGNDLGNIIDGGAGNDVIAGGAGDDILFGGDGSDLISAGDGNDVVDAGTGNNIVDGGAGNDTIFAGEGNDILSGGSGDDTIFGGDGDDILTGGEGADYLQGDGSSFGNETVDGNVFIVTSDDILIGGDGNDTFIIGDEEDSEGVVVEAGVSGLDNEGNEARYIELSESSEIDEEAPLLAIDTTTGLVVEIEDEDMSLEAETDVRLNIVTRPGSSAISTFATTVAGYNAVDTLAFTKSGEFEGIKFSGIERIELASGVEITLEAEQLEENGESLSLGEINPGYQIHGVAGGDVENVTIEMEFEEEEFEPADTIVGATPVTYDKAVFEVDDFSVAHLYFNVDVTYDASEGEAGSFTRIDGANEGSDAHEIVLGSEGVDYATMRLGDDTVYGNGGNDLLIGHGGADYLDGGEGDDIFVIGGFGSGVQGTTSKADDGNKEWIATGAKHDVIVGGDGVDTLRITTGIGANTKANGTVVLNDANFQSMEVVQVGGTVGRLNVENTDLQLLNDHYYFKANGTVADLSNTLGNNGGTINNVVVDASGVTANGLRFEGNANQQTFIGTTQADVFVGNGGNDTLTGGAGADTFVFGKVYEEVVTGSSTTVQTYTNTAFNLTGVDTITDFTRGTDKIELHLDQYSQLAGFNSSMLRVNSTGTAQDANDYLVYNTTTKTLSYDADGNGSGAKVDIAILTGVNTLSTSDFVIV; encoded by the coding sequence ATGATGGCTGTTAAAATTTTCAATTCAACAGAAACAAGCTATACAGGTACAAATAGTTCTGACTTAATTGTTGGAAATGATCTGGGAAATATTATTGATGGTGGTGCTGGTAATGATGTTATCGCTGGAGGTGCTGGTGATGATATTTTGTTCGGGGGCGACGGGAGCGATCTCATTTCTGCTGGCGATGGTAATGATGTTGTTGATGCTGGAACTGGCAATAATATCGTAGATGGTGGCGCTGGTAATGACACCATTTTTGCTGGTGAGGGTAATGACATCCTTAGTGGTGGAAGTGGAGATGATACGATTTTTGGCGGTGATGGCGACGATATTCTAACTGGGGGCGAAGGTGCAGATTACCTGCAAGGTGATGGCAGTAGCTTCGGCAATGAAACAGTTGATGGAAATGTTTTTATTGTGACTTCTGATGATATTTTAATCGGAGGTGATGGAAATGATACATTTATCATCGGTGATGAGGAAGATTCAGAAGGTGTCGTAGTTGAAGCTGGTGTTTCTGGTCTCGATAACGAGGGTAATGAAGCTCGCTATATTGAGTTGTCAGAATCAAGTGAAATTGACGAAGAAGCTCCTCTACTTGCCATTGATACAACTACTGGTTTGGTAGTTGAAATTGAAGATGAAGATATGTCTCTGGAGGCCGAGACAGATGTTCGCTTGAATATTGTCACTCGCCCTGGTTCTTCCGCAATTAGTACTTTTGCAACAACTGTAGCTGGATATAATGCGGTAGACACATTGGCCTTTACTAAGTCTGGCGAATTTGAAGGTATTAAATTCTCTGGCATCGAGCGTATCGAGTTGGCTAGCGGTGTGGAGATTACTCTGGAAGCCGAGCAGTTGGAAGAGAACGGCGAGTCCCTTAGCTTGGGTGAAATCAATCCAGGTTACCAAATCCACGGTGTTGCTGGTGGCGATGTTGAAAATGTCACCATTGAAATGGAGTTTGAAGAGGAAGAGTTTGAACCAGCCGATACCATCGTAGGTGCCACCCCAGTTACTTACGATAAAGCGGTTTTTGAGGTAGATGACTTCTCTGTTGCTCACCTCTACTTCAATGTTGATGTCACCTACGACGCTTCAGAAGGCGAAGCTGGTAGTTTCACCCGTATCGACGGCGCTAACGAAGGCAGCGATGCGCATGAAATCGTTCTGGGCAGCGAAGGCGTTGATTACGCAACCATGCGCCTGGGTGATGACACTGTGTACGGTAACGGCGGCAATGACTTGCTCATCGGTCATGGTGGTGCTGACTACCTCGACGGTGGCGAAGGCGATGACATTTTTGTGATCGGCGGTTTTGGTAGTGGTGTGCAAGGCACGACTTCCAAGGCAGATGACGGTAACAAAGAGTGGATTGCGACTGGCGCCAAGCATGATGTCATCGTCGGTGGTGACGGTGTGGATACATTGCGTATCACCACTGGTATTGGTGCCAACACCAAAGCCAATGGTACTGTGGTGCTCAATGACGCTAACTTCCAGTCTATGGAAGTGGTGCAAGTGGGCGGTACTGTCGGCCGCTTGAACGTTGAAAACACCGATCTGCAGTTGCTCAATGATCATTACTACTTCAAGGCCAATGGCACTGTGGCTGACCTCTCCAACACTCTGGGTAACAACGGCGGCACCATCAACAATGTGGTTGTGGATGCATCCGGCGTGACTGCAAACGGCCTGCGTTTTGAAGGCAATGCCAATCAGCAAACATTTATCGGTACAACCCAAGCTGACGTATTTGTTGGCAATGGCGGTAACGATACGCTGACTGGTGGCGCTGGCGCGGATACCTTTGTGTTCGGCAAAGTGTATGAAGAAGTGGTCACTGGTTCTTCTACCACCGTTCAAACCTATACCAACACGGCGTTTAACCTGACCGGGGTAGACACCATCACTGATTTCACCCGTGGCACCGACAAAATCGAGTTGCACCTGGATCAGTACAGCCAGTTGGCAGGTTTCAACAGCAGCATGTTGCGTGTGAACAGCACAGGCACTGCGCAAGACGCGAATGATTACCTGGTTTACAACACCACCACTAAAACCCTCAGCTATGACGCTGACGGCAATGGTAGCGGTGCCAAAGTAGACATCGCGATCCTGACCGGTGTGAACACATTGTCAACCTCTGACTTTGTGATCGTGTAA
- a CDS encoding TonB-dependent receptor domain-containing protein — translation MASQAVWAEALNTQLPKQQEESFSVPVNVDIPAQPLANSLHDLGKATGMNISFPNDVVSGKTAPEVRGRMTRKEALQRVLGESGLVPKVEGNNIFIQKPPKEAKKDVQLDRVEVRAKRFYEVGPLPGLGLTKEEIPGNVQSISAKEIKEAHSLSITDLMNRKLQSVTVNDYQGNPFQMDVQYRGFTAGPQIGTPQGLSVFIDGIRVNEPFGDVVNWDMIPMNALASVDVFPGSNPIFGLNTLGGAFSLKTKDGFNNAGADVDILTGSFGRKQLQLEGGWNNGTVGLFAAGNFFLEDGWRKNSPSRVNQLFTKGSFRGDNLDLNLSTLLVQTDLTGNGLLPTNEYEQNRDGVYTSPDVTKNTLGQFQLSGSYFVNDKFTITGQVYHRNSKRKQKSGDVFTDYESDLLARRRPGINALTGTPEEYACLFSSTGLAAEYGVPDYYLVPVILDSAGNPDFSTSAFMTDMFLDATPGVLDNGNYSSLRNAQIDNAGYLQTYKTVLNYYKNFYESAFYNRTNGTLNGPTGEGPTVTYGYGNDPEYRVGTALWDSGGYLQNVDGVMLTTENYYNQVSGNVITRYYVLPLAATNFDNCNETQLTNNATGSNPGGNAYTYPDPNGGPFPTTVDGVATGQTGVVDGTPTGIITNNQIDQIVDGFSFQLNWNLDQHKFMVGASLDSARADYTNEQQLAFINANREVYLDPSQAHPQFAGAFEPIANNNFDGTSITKSLYFSDTWTPVETLHFTAAGRYNQTRVKNTIAARYGVGAYQIGDLIAIPDNYNICPNGDCTGIETNYRLPEILNALDTAETEKFTYYSFNPSLGMTWQAKENLNFFANIAQGTRTPSVIELGCAYDDTPVPGLGGALGPRSIVENRFCSLPTTLSGDPFLKQIRATTYDIGLRGTIGENMQWNLGAYQTDLRNDIYFIAVGSPGQGFFDNVGRTRRRGLEAGLSGRKDRMRFSLNYALTEATFQDTFDMPSDANSSSNNVNGLGTIRVTPGSHMPGVPLQNLNASVNYDVTDKWTVGLSMVAHSDSYLRGNENNQHQQGIAQPRTVYVPGTGYTTVYRQPTTNPGKVDGYATFNFQTSYKLSKEWTATMMVNNLFDKEYFSAGRLGRNPFSPSILGAVGPDGYNHNSGDWLSTNFIAPGAPRGVWFSLNWHFEPDK, via the coding sequence ATGGCATCGCAAGCAGTGTGGGCAGAAGCATTAAATACCCAGTTGCCTAAACAACAGGAGGAAAGCTTTAGTGTGCCCGTTAATGTTGATATTCCAGCGCAGCCATTGGCGAATTCATTGCATGACCTTGGCAAGGCCACGGGTATGAATATTTCATTCCCCAATGACGTTGTCTCTGGCAAAACCGCACCTGAAGTGCGTGGCCGGATGACGCGCAAAGAAGCGCTGCAACGCGTGTTGGGCGAGAGTGGTCTCGTACCTAAAGTTGAAGGCAATAACATCTTCATCCAAAAACCGCCTAAAGAAGCCAAAAAAGATGTTCAGCTTGATAGGGTTGAAGTCCGTGCTAAACGCTTTTATGAAGTGGGTCCGCTACCTGGCTTGGGATTAACCAAGGAGGAAATCCCAGGCAATGTACAAAGTATTTCTGCGAAAGAAATTAAAGAGGCTCATTCGTTAAGTATCACTGACTTGATGAACCGTAAGTTGCAATCAGTGACGGTGAATGATTACCAGGGGAACCCATTTCAAATGGATGTGCAGTATCGTGGTTTTACAGCAGGGCCCCAGATTGGTACGCCGCAAGGTTTGTCAGTGTTTATTGATGGTATTCGCGTGAATGAACCTTTTGGTGATGTAGTGAACTGGGACATGATTCCAATGAATGCCTTAGCCAGTGTGGATGTTTTCCCCGGCTCTAATCCAATCTTTGGTTTGAATACCTTGGGAGGTGCATTTTCCCTTAAAACCAAAGATGGTTTTAATAATGCTGGTGCTGATGTTGATATTCTGACTGGCTCTTTTGGGCGTAAACAGTTGCAGCTTGAAGGTGGGTGGAACAACGGAACTGTTGGTTTATTTGCAGCAGGTAATTTCTTTTTGGAGGATGGCTGGCGCAAGAACTCGCCAAGCAGGGTGAACCAGTTATTCACCAAAGGCAGTTTTCGTGGGGATAACCTAGATCTGAATTTGAGTACTTTGTTGGTGCAAACCGACTTGACTGGCAATGGCTTGTTACCAACGAATGAGTACGAACAAAATCGGGATGGGGTATATACGAGCCCAGATGTCACTAAAAACACATTAGGTCAATTTCAGCTATCGGGCAGTTATTTTGTTAACGATAAATTTACCATTACTGGTCAGGTCTATCATCGCAATAGCAAGCGTAAGCAGAAAAGCGGAGATGTTTTTACTGACTATGAGAGTGACCTATTGGCCAGAAGAAGGCCTGGCATTAATGCCCTTACGGGGACGCCAGAGGAGTATGCCTGTTTATTTAGTAGTACCGGCCTTGCAGCAGAGTATGGTGTTCCGGATTACTATCTAGTCCCTGTTATCTTAGATTCAGCGGGTAATCCGGATTTTTCTACATCAGCATTCATGACGGATATGTTTCTGGATGCAACCCCAGGCGTGCTGGACAACGGTAACTATTCCAGTCTTCGTAATGCGCAGATAGATAATGCTGGTTATCTTCAAACGTATAAAACAGTGCTTAATTACTACAAAAATTTCTACGAAAGTGCATTTTACAATCGGACCAATGGAACCTTGAATGGCCCAACGGGTGAGGGGCCTACTGTAACTTATGGTTATGGCAATGATCCCGAGTATAGGGTCGGAACAGCACTTTGGGATTCAGGAGGATACCTCCAGAATGTTGATGGAGTCATGCTCACGACTGAGAATTACTATAATCAGGTAAGTGGTAACGTGATTACCCGATATTATGTTTTACCATTGGCCGCCACAAATTTCGATAACTGTAATGAAACACAATTAACTAATAACGCTACAGGTAGCAATCCAGGCGGCAATGCCTACACCTATCCTGATCCAAATGGTGGCCCATTCCCAACAACAGTTGATGGAGTCGCCACTGGGCAAACTGGTGTGGTAGATGGTACACCTACAGGTATTATTACCAATAACCAGATTGATCAAATTGTCGATGGCTTTTCCTTCCAGTTAAACTGGAATCTCGACCAGCATAAGTTTATGGTCGGAGCATCTTTAGATTCCGCAAGGGCTGACTATACTAATGAGCAGCAACTTGCATTTATTAATGCCAATCGTGAAGTTTACCTGGATCCATCCCAGGCACATCCGCAGTTTGCCGGTGCATTTGAGCCGATAGCCAATAATAATTTTGACGGTACTAGCATCACTAAGAGTTTGTATTTCAGTGATACCTGGACCCCTGTTGAAACTTTGCATTTTACTGCTGCTGGCCGTTATAACCAGACGCGAGTCAAAAATACCATTGCAGCGCGGTATGGCGTAGGCGCATACCAGATTGGTGATTTAATCGCGATCCCTGATAACTACAATATTTGCCCAAACGGTGATTGCACAGGGATAGAAACCAACTATCGTTTACCCGAAATTCTCAATGCGTTGGATACGGCAGAAACTGAAAAATTTACTTACTATTCTTTTAACCCATCATTAGGAATGACTTGGCAGGCAAAAGAGAATCTGAATTTTTTTGCCAATATTGCTCAAGGTACAAGGACACCAAGTGTCATTGAGTTGGGGTGCGCATATGATGACACCCCCGTCCCGGGGCTAGGTGGCGCGCTTGGACCTCGCAGCATTGTAGAAAACCGGTTTTGCTCACTACCTACCACCTTGTCTGGCGATCCATTCCTCAAGCAAATTAGGGCCACTACGTATGACATTGGTTTGCGCGGAACGATTGGCGAAAATATGCAGTGGAATCTCGGCGCATATCAGACCGATCTTAGAAACGATATTTACTTTATTGCAGTAGGCTCCCCGGGGCAGGGTTTTTTTGACAATGTAGGCAGAACCCGCCGTAGAGGTCTTGAGGCTGGGCTTTCTGGTCGAAAAGATAGGATGCGCTTCAGTTTGAATTATGCACTGACCGAAGCGACTTTTCAGGACACGTTTGACATGCCTAGCGATGCCAACAGTAGCTCAAACAATGTTAATGGGCTTGGCACTATCCGGGTGACACCAGGGAGTCATATGCCTGGTGTGCCACTTCAAAACCTGAATGCAAGCGTCAACTATGATGTGACGGATAAATGGACGGTTGGTCTAAGTATGGTAGCTCATTCTGATAGTTACCTGAGGGGCAACGAAAACAATCAGCATCAGCAAGGTATTGCACAGCCGCGGACAGTCTATGTACCTGGTACGGGGTATACCACAGTCTATCGCCAGCCAACTACTAATCCAGGAAAAGTAGATGGCTATGCTACCTTCAATTTTCAAACCAGTTACAAACTCAGTAAAGAATGGACTGCGACCATGATGGTCAACAATCTTTTTGATAAGGAATATTTTAGTGCTGGTCGTTTGGGGCGTAATCCATTCTCTCCCAGCATCCTTGGCGCAGTCGGGCCGGATGGCTACAACCATAACTCTGGTGATTGGCTGAGTACTAACTTTATTGCACCGGGGGCTCCCAGAGGTGTGTGGTTTAGCCTGAATTGGCATTTTGAGCCTGATAAGTAA
- a CDS encoding tetratricopeptide repeat protein, whose translation MNDLQQNQQFIQALHLHKSGKINEAKNLYLTLMAAYSTNSRLLNNLAMIEFQQGRFEAGLEYVEKSLSIDPNQFTAYGNRGAALFALNRFDEAYSDYNKAIALNNNYAEGYYNRGILHEKYGKHDEALSDYDKAIALKSNYTNAYNNRGNVLKELKKYQEALTSYEHAISLNPRHAEAYYNRGVVLKELNRYHDAVDSYTNAFSLKNDYVDAYNNCGNVFITLKRFEEALACFQKAIAINPNYSFAYNGQGNVLMELKKFDEALISYEKAIALNSLSPFPHNGMSNVLQELKRFDDAIVGYEKAMALVPDSAGPYVNRGLAMLGKGNFDEALQNYDRAIELNPDMADPHWNKALLKILKGEYEEGWQLYEYRRYKQDLKGSYPIYEQPLWLGQESITDKILYIYPEQGLGDFIQFCRYVPLVEKLGAKVVLKVPNALYTMIKTMGLNARIVRNDEKVEEFDLHCPIMSLPLAFKTTVETIPNKIPYFFSDPFKRDYWQRKFAYASNSLKVGLVWSGSKDHKKDHDRSLRLKQLAPILDLPVTFYSLQKEVREQDKIALSKLDHIQQYHEELNDFSDTAAMVDCLDLVISVDTSVAHLAGAMGKNVWILISYLPDYRWMLDREDTPWYPTARLFRQANVGDWDSAILKVRKALEELLISKT comes from the coding sequence ATGAATGATTTACAACAAAATCAACAGTTTATTCAGGCCTTGCATCTCCACAAAAGTGGAAAGATAAATGAGGCAAAGAATCTATATCTCACCTTGATGGCGGCTTACTCAACCAACTCTCGCCTATTGAATAACCTGGCAATGATTGAATTTCAACAAGGCCGTTTTGAAGCAGGATTAGAGTACGTAGAAAAGTCGCTGAGCATAGACCCAAACCAATTTACTGCTTATGGGAACCGTGGAGCAGCCTTGTTTGCACTTAACCGGTTTGACGAGGCTTATAGTGACTACAACAAAGCGATTGCTTTAAATAACAACTATGCAGAAGGCTATTACAACCGAGGAATTTTGCATGAAAAATATGGCAAGCATGACGAAGCACTCAGTGATTACGACAAAGCAATCGCATTAAAATCAAATTATACGAATGCTTACAATAATCGTGGCAATGTGCTTAAAGAGCTCAAAAAATATCAGGAAGCGCTTACGAGTTACGAGCATGCCATCAGTTTAAATCCGCGTCATGCAGAGGCATACTACAATCGCGGAGTAGTTCTTAAAGAGCTCAATCGATACCATGATGCTGTAGACAGTTACACGAATGCATTCTCCTTAAAAAACGATTATGTGGATGCTTATAACAATTGTGGGAATGTTTTCATCACACTGAAACGATTTGAAGAAGCACTAGCTTGCTTTCAAAAAGCCATTGCAATAAATCCTAATTATTCTTTTGCATATAACGGCCAAGGCAACGTCTTAATGGAGCTAAAAAAATTTGACGAAGCCTTAATAAGCTATGAAAAAGCCATCGCACTTAACTCACTTTCGCCTTTCCCCCATAATGGGATGAGTAATGTTCTTCAGGAACTTAAACGTTTTGATGACGCGATTGTGGGATATGAAAAAGCCATGGCGCTCGTTCCAGACTCTGCTGGCCCTTATGTAAATCGTGGCCTTGCCATGCTAGGTAAGGGAAATTTTGATGAGGCTCTACAAAACTATGATAGAGCCATTGAATTGAATCCTGACATGGCGGATCCACATTGGAACAAAGCACTACTTAAAATCCTAAAAGGAGAGTATGAAGAAGGCTGGCAGTTATATGAGTATCGCCGTTACAAACAAGACCTAAAAGGCTCTTACCCAATCTATGAGCAACCCTTATGGCTGGGGCAGGAGTCCATCACCGATAAAATTTTGTATATTTATCCTGAGCAGGGATTAGGCGACTTTATCCAATTTTGCCGTTATGTTCCCTTGGTTGAAAAACTCGGTGCAAAAGTTGTTTTAAAAGTGCCTAATGCACTTTACACAATGATTAAAACGATGGGTCTCAATGCCAGAATTGTCAGGAATGATGAGAAGGTTGAGGAGTTTGACTTACACTGCCCCATCATGAGCTTGCCATTGGCGTTTAAAACAACCGTTGAAACCATTCCCAACAAGATTCCTTACTTTTTTTCTGATCCATTCAAAAGGGATTATTGGCAAAGAAAATTTGCTTACGCAAGCAATTCATTAAAAGTTGGGCTGGTTTGGTCTGGCTCAAAAGACCACAAAAAAGATCATGATCGTAGCCTGAGATTAAAGCAATTAGCGCCTATTCTTGATTTGCCGGTAACCTTTTACTCCCTGCAAAAAGAAGTCCGGGAACAAGACAAAATTGCTCTCTCGAAACTAGACCACATACAGCAATACCATGAGGAATTAAACGATTTTTCTGATACCGCAGCCATGGTGGACTGCCTCGACTTGGTCATCAGCGTAGATACTTCAGTGGCACATCTGGCAGGCGCAATGGGTAAAAATGTCTGGATATTAATCTCTTATTTACCAGACTACCGCTGGATGCTGGACAGAGAAGATACGCCTTGGTACCCCACCGCCCGCCTCTTCAGACAGGCAAATGTAGGAGACTGGGATAGCGCCATACTCAAGGTCAGAAAAGCGTTGGAAGAGTTACTGATATCCAAGACTTAA